One part of the Arabidopsis thaliana chromosome 4, partial sequence genome encodes these proteins:
- the HAT22 gene encoding Homeobox-leucine zipper protein family (HAT22; FUNCTIONS IN: sequence-specific DNA binding transcription factor activity; INVOLVED IN: regulation of transcription, DNA-dependent, response to cytokinin stimulus; LOCATED IN: nucleus; EXPRESSED IN: 22 plant structures; EXPRESSED DURING: 13 growth stages; CONTAINS InterPro DOMAIN/s: Homeobox, conserved site (InterPro:IPR017970), Homeobox (InterPro:IPR001356), Homeodomain-like (InterPro:IPR009057), Leucine zipper, homeobox-associated (InterPro:IPR003106), Homeodomain-related (InterPro:IPR012287); BEST Arabidopsis thaliana protein match is: Homeobox-leucine zipper protein family (TAIR:AT2G22800.1); Has 6652 Blast hits to 6630 proteins in 455 species: Archae - 0; Bacteria - 0; Metazoa - 4237; Fungi - 277; Plants - 2018; Viruses - 3; Other Eukaryotes - 117 (source: NCBI BLink).) codes for MGLDDSCNTGLVLGLGLSPTPNNYNHAIKKSSSTVDHRFIRLDPSLTLSLSGESYKIKTGAGAGDQICRQTSSHSGISSFSSGRVKREREISGGDGEEEAEETTERVVCSRVSDDHDDEEGVSARKKLRLTKQQSALLEDNFKLHSTLNPKQKQALARQLNLRPRQVEVWFQNRRARTKLKQTEVDCEFLKKCCETLTDENRRLQKELQDLKALKLSQPFYMHMPAATLTMCPSCERLGGGGVGGDTTAVDEETAKGAFSIVTKPRFYNPFTNPSAAC; via the exons ATGGGTCTTGATGATTCATGCAACACAGGTCTTGTTCTTGGTTTAGGCCTCTCACCAACGCCTAATAATTACAATCATGCCATCAAGAAATCTTCCTCCACTGTGGACCATCGTTTCATCAGGCTCGATCCGTCGTTGACTCTAAGCCTATCCGGTGAGAGCTACAAGATCAAGACTGGTGCCGGCGCCGGCGACCAAATTTGCCGGCAGACCTCGTCCCACAGCGGCATCTCATCTTTCTCGAGCGGAAGggtaaagagagaaagagaaatctCCGGCGgcgatggagaagaagaggcgGAGGAGACGACGGAGAGAGTGGTGTGTTCGAGAGTGAGTGATGATCATGACGATGAAGAAGGTGTTAGTGCTCGTAAAAAGCTTAGACTCACTAAACAACAATCTGCTCTTCTCGAAGATAACTTCAAACTTCATAGCACCCTTAATCCC AAGCAAAAACAAGCTCTTGCGAGACAGCTGAATCTAAGGCCTAGACAAGTTGAAGTGTGGTTCCAAAACAGGAGAGCTAG AACAAAACTAAAGCAAACAGAAGTGGATTGTGagtttttgaagaaatgttGCGAGACTTTAACGGATGAGAATAGAAGGCTTCAAAAAGAGCTTCAAGACCTTAAGGCTTTAAAATTGTCTCAACCGTTTTACATGCACATGCCGGCGGCGACTTTGACTATGTGCCCTTCTTGTGAGAGACTCGGCGGTGGTGGTGTCGGAGGAGATACGACGGCGGTTGATGAAGAAACGGCGAAAGGAGCTTTCTCCATCGTCACAAAGCCTCGTTTCTATAACCCTTTCACTAATCCTTCTGCAGCATGTTAG